In Sphingobacteriaceae bacterium, a single genomic region encodes these proteins:
- a CDS encoding DUF1571 domain-containing protein, whose protein sequence is MQFKFRLCLYGALMLLGINMSIAQIKQDLDCKSVLEKALKSIDEVKSLKYHLRITERGKKGYNFYESSVKFQKNPRKIYLYIKGIEVLWVKGTNRGKALVKPNSFPYINLNLDPMGSLMRQDQHHTLNEMGYDYFATIIDHTIKDIGDKFDNVFSLGEEERINNRNCYKIQINNKEFGYTTYTVGENESITSIARKFFISEYMILEKNPKFNDYFDILKKGQVINIPNSYGKLVTIYIDKLYFLPISVKVIDDKGLYEEYNYHFLQVNPTFNDTEFTKDYHEYKF, encoded by the coding sequence ATGCAATTTAAATTCCGTTTATGCCTTTATGGAGCGTTGATGTTGTTGGGCATAAATATGTCTATTGCTCAAATAAAGCAAGATTTAGATTGCAAATCAGTTCTTGAAAAAGCCTTAAAATCAATTGATGAGGTGAAAAGTTTAAAGTATCACCTGCGTATTACGGAAAGAGGTAAAAAGGGCTATAATTTTTATGAGAGCTCTGTTAAGTTTCAAAAAAATCCACGAAAAATATATCTGTATATCAAAGGTATAGAAGTGTTGTGGGTAAAGGGTACCAATAGGGGCAAAGCTTTAGTAAAACCTAATTCATTTCCTTACATTAATCTTAATTTGGACCCTATGGGTTCATTAATGCGTCAAGATCAACACCATACTTTAAATGAAATGGGTTATGATTATTTCGCAACTATAATTGATCACACAATTAAGGATATAGGTGATAAATTTGATAATGTATTTTCATTAGGTGAAGAAGAAAGAATTAACAACAGAAATTGTTATAAAATTCAAATCAATAATAAAGAGTTTGGTTATACTACTTACACAGTAGGTGAAAATGAAAGTATCACAAGTATTGCACGTAAATTTTTCATCAGCGAATACATGATTTTAGAAAAGAATCCAAAGTTTAACGATTATTTTGACATTTTAAAAAAGGGCCAGGTAATTAATATTCCCAATTCATACGGTAAACTAGTTACTATTTATATTGATAAGTTGTACTTTCTTCCCATCAGTGTAAAAGTTATTGATGATAAAGGTTTGTACGAGGAATACAATTATCATTTCCTTCAGGTAAATCCTACTTTTAATGACACGGAATTTACCAAAGATTATCACGAGTATAAATTTTAG
- a CDS encoding CopD family protein — MDYVYVKAIHIIFIVTWFAALFYIVRLFIYNAEAQLKNEIEKTVLTQQFLIMQKRLWYIIGWPGMIGSLIFGWWMIFLNPALLTLPWMWLKLIAVTLLVVYHLQCQRILSQQKQGIFKLSSTKLRLFNELATILLVAIVFLVVVKSTSGLIWGVLGLIIFGGILFVVIKLYKKKLEQKEQTEINKSN, encoded by the coding sequence ATGGATTACGTTTACGTAAAAGCAATTCATATCATTTTTATAGTTACCTGGTTTGCCGCCTTGTTTTATATTGTAAGACTTTTTATTTACAATGCCGAGGCGCAATTAAAAAATGAAATTGAAAAAACGGTTTTGACACAGCAATTCTTAATCATGCAAAAAAGATTGTGGTACATCATTGGATGGCCGGGTATGATTGGAAGTTTAATCTTTGGATGGTGGATGATCTTTTTAAATCCCGCTTTGCTCACCTTACCTTGGATGTGGCTAAAATTAATTGCTGTTACCTTATTAGTAGTTTATCATTTGCAATGTCAACGTATATTAAGCCAACAAAAACAAGGCATTTTTAAATTATCATCCACCAAACTTCGTCTTTTTAATGAATTAGCTACTATACTGCTGGTGGCTATTGTGTTTTTGGTAGTTGTAAAATCTACTTCCGGATTAATATGGGGAGTATTGGGATTGATTATTTTTGGTGGGATTTTATTTGTCGTAATAAAATTGTACAAGAAAAAACTGGAACAAAAGGAACAAACAGAAATTAATAAATCCAATTAA
- the carA gene encoding glutamine-hydrolyzing carbamoyl-phosphate synthase small subunit: MQLKYSSRPEAILLLQDGKIFKGKSAGKTGTTTGEICFNTGMTGYQEIFTDPSYFGQIVVTTNAHIGNYGVEESEVESDGIKISGLVCKKFNQGYSRPRAQKSLQNYFEENNIVAISDVDTRAVVRYIRDKGAMNCLISTETQDIEKLKKQLAQVPSMQGLELSSKVTCKEAFHFGNENAKHKVAVIDFGVKTNILRSLAERDCFLKVFPMKTELSEILKFNPDGFMLSNGPGDPGAMQQESTLVKTIIETGKPVFGICLGHQLLAESQGIKTYKMHAGHRGINHPVINKISGKSEITSQNHGFTISSEDIKNNSNIEITHLNLNDGTIEGIRIKNKKVFSVQHHPEANPGPYDSRYLFDEFVELMQSDKRKS; this comes from the coding sequence ATGCAATTAAAGTACTCTTCACGTCCCGAAGCTATTCTGCTTTTACAAGACGGAAAAATCTTCAAAGGAAAGTCAGCCGGTAAAACCGGTACCACTACAGGTGAAATTTGTTTTAATACCGGTATGACTGGATATCAGGAAATCTTTACTGATCCTTCATATTTCGGACAAATTGTAGTTACAACTAATGCTCATATTGGTAATTATGGAGTAGAAGAAAGTGAAGTAGAAAGTGATGGAATTAAAATATCCGGATTAGTATGTAAAAAATTCAACCAGGGTTACTCCCGGCCACGCGCACAAAAAAGTTTACAAAATTATTTTGAAGAAAATAATATTGTAGCCATTAGTGATGTGGATACACGCGCGGTGGTAAGATATATTAGAGATAAGGGTGCCATGAATTGTTTAATTTCTACTGAAACTCAAGATATCGAGAAGTTAAAAAAGCAATTAGCCCAAGTTCCTTCCATGCAAGGGTTAGAGCTGTCATCCAAAGTAACTTGTAAAGAAGCATTTCATTTTGGGAATGAAAATGCCAAGCACAAAGTAGCAGTAATTGACTTTGGTGTGAAAACCAATATATTGAGATCATTGGCTGAGCGAGATTGTTTTTTGAAAGTATTTCCGATGAAAACTGAGTTAAGTGAAATATTAAAATTTAATCCGGATGGTTTTATGTTGAGTAACGGACCCGGCGATCCGGGAGCTATGCAGCAAGAATCAACTCTTGTAAAAACGATTATAGAAACTGGAAAACCGGTATTTGGCATTTGTTTGGGTCATCAATTATTAGCCGAATCGCAAGGTATTAAAACCTATAAAATGCATGCAGGTCATCGGGGTATTAATCATCCGGTAATTAATAAAATAAGTGGAAAAAGCGAAATCACTTCACAAAATCATGGATTTACGATTAGCTCGGAGGATATAAAAAATAATTCAAATATTGAGATTACGCATTTGAATTTAAATGATGGTACCATTGAAGGAATTCGAATAAAAAATAAAAAAGTTTTTTCTGTGCAGCATCACCCTGAGGCTAATCCGGGGCCGTACGACTCCCGTTATTTATTTGATGAATTTGTTGAACTCATGCAATCCGATAAACGAAAAAGCTAA
- a CDS encoding SPOR domain-containing protein, whose amino-acid sequence MNIQRQIITGIEELLHKHDFLVIPGFGGFVLKKSDAHFSANSSLLYPPSLAIGFNVQLKQDDGLLLLWLKEKLNCTAQDARIHLNEFAAYCSSILKTKGRLNIDNIGFFYTDFEGNIQFEADTNTNFLKSQFGLSALSVKELSPIEQNIIIETEDRIIATQKTATNPVKKYRQIAWAAVILALLFSGLLVFVSNTKISGKLKAAIGGDNQKSTYDLIQYPELILNEMHVEKTNYTSDVNGIAYIELEEHKVIAVKTFEVTELVHPKTTEESTINKRGDFEVVLGCFGVKSNAQKLIKQLKSKGIKAFMSGKNERNLYVVSAGGYNTKLNALDKLNSIKDLCPKAWIRKTN is encoded by the coding sequence TTGAACATTCAAAGACAAATAATTACCGGCATTGAAGAATTATTGCACAAGCATGATTTTTTGGTTATTCCCGGATTCGGAGGCTTTGTATTAAAGAAATCAGATGCTCATTTTAGCGCTAATTCAAGTTTATTATATCCCCCTTCTTTGGCTATTGGTTTTAACGTTCAATTAAAACAAGATGATGGTTTGCTTTTACTTTGGTTGAAGGAAAAGCTAAATTGTACGGCCCAGGACGCCAGAATTCACTTAAATGAGTTTGCTGCTTATTGTTCGTCTATTCTCAAAACAAAAGGGAGATTAAACATCGATAATATTGGCTTTTTTTACACGGATTTCGAAGGAAATATTCAATTTGAAGCCGACACAAATACCAATTTCCTTAAATCGCAATTTGGTTTATCAGCTTTAAGTGTAAAAGAACTTAGTCCAATTGAACAGAACATCATAATTGAAACAGAGGATAGAATTATTGCCACGCAAAAAACGGCAACAAATCCGGTTAAAAAATACCGACAAATAGCCTGGGCAGCAGTTATTCTTGCACTCTTATTTTCAGGCTTATTGGTTTTTGTTTCAAACACTAAAATTAGCGGAAAACTAAAAGCTGCAATTGGAGGTGACAATCAAAAAAGTACGTACGATTTAATACAATATCCGGAATTAATATTAAATGAGATGCACGTTGAAAAAACTAATTATACCTCCGATGTAAATGGTATTGCATATATTGAATTGGAAGAGCATAAAGTAATTGCAGTTAAAACCTTTGAAGTAACCGAATTAGTTCACCCGAAAACTACAGAAGAATCTACAATCAATAAAAGAGGAGATTTTGAAGTTGTTTTAGGTTGTTTTGGTGTAAAAAGCAACGCTCAAAAGCTTATCAAGCAGCTAAAATCAAAAGGAATTAAAGCATTCATGTCAGGTAAAAATGAAAGAAATTTATATGTAGTAAGCGCCGGAGGTTACAATACAAAATTGAATGCGCTGGATAAATTAAATTCTATTAAAGATCTGTGTCCAAAAGCCTGGATCCGAAAAACCAATTAA